A window of Adhaeribacter arboris genomic DNA:
GGGTGGCGTAATCCCAGTTAGGATTACAGAACATCGCCCGGTATTTTTCTTTATCCATCATTACTTAATTTTTACCCAACTCTAACCTGCTTTTACGCCGTTTCTTTTCCGGAAAAGCCCCTGAAATACCGGCCAAATGTCAAATACTTCGTTAATGTGTCTTATGGCAAAATTTTCATCGTTGCTGATCTGGTTGTAGGCTTGCCACAGATCGCTTTGTTTCGTTCTATTGTTTATTTCGATGTAGGCCATGTATTGAATAGCCGGTAAAATAGTTTCCTGCACCAGGTTTTTACACTCCATAGCGTCCTGCTTCGACCATACGTCCCCGTCCGATGCCTGGCAACAATACACGTTCCAGCTTTCATCGTACCTTGTGCGAATAATCTGGTGCATTAATTTTAGGGAAGGAGCTACAACCGTTCCCCCGCTTTCTCGGGAGTTGAAAAACTCCTCTTCGTTTACCTCTTTGGCTTCGGTATGGTGGCGGATAAATACTAGCTCTACGTTTTTATACAGCCTAGTAAGAAAGATATATAAGAGCGTGAAGAATCTTTTAGAAATGTCTTTTTCGTGAAAGCCCATGGAACCCGAAACATCCATGATACAAAACATAACCGCCGAAGTAACCGGAATCACTACTCGTTCGAAATTATTAAACTTCATGTCAATATCTTCGAAAAAAGGAACAGTGGTAGCCTGACGTTTTACTTTCTCTATTTCTTCTTTTAAAGCAGCTATCTCATTGGGATGGGTACTGTTAGCTAATTGCTCCTCCAGGTTCTTTAGTTTTTTATCTAAAAAGCCTTTTAAAGCCAATCGCCGGCCAAGCGATTGCTGAAAAGTACTTTTTATGTTTAAACGGGAAGGGACACTATCGCGGGTATAACCCGCTCGTTTCATTTCAAAGGTTTCGGTGCTCGCCATTAATTTCTTTACCAGGTTGGGGAGCGCCAGGTCATCAAAAAAATATTTCAAAAATTCTTCCCGCGATAAAACCACGGTAAACTCATCTTCCGTTACTTCCGGATTGTTGGACCCTTTTTGCCTACCCATACCGCCCTCGCCCTCCTTGGGTTTAGGTATCCGGTCGCCTTCGTTAAACCGGTCGTTGCCTGGCCTTACGATTTGCTTTTTGCCGGTTTTGGGATCATGTTGAAAGCTGGGCTCATCCAAACCACGCACGGGTACCTTCACATTGCCCCCCGTATGGCTGTCTTTGATGCTTTCCTGGCTAATTATATCCGGAATAGCCTTTCTGATCTGGCCTTCCACCCTTTTCAGGAATTTCTGCCGGTTACCCGTAGACTTTCCCTTATCGTTTTTTCTTCTATCAATTATATGGCTCATGGATGATTTTGAATTTCTGAATGAGTGAATTTTAAATGAGTAAATGGATGAATTTCTTTTAATACACTTTACTCGCAGCAAGTTCACCTTACCACAAATTGAGTTGATGACCCATTCAGTCATTCAAAATTCATTCATTCACTCATTAAACCTACGCTAGCGTTTTTCTTACCCGCATAAACCAATCTACCAGTATCCGGATTTGTTTGTCGGTGTAGCCGCGCTCCTTCATTCTTCTGGTAAAATCTTTATGCTTCTTCTCATCTTCTTCGTTGGTTTTAACCGTAAAAGAAACCACCGGTAACAAGTCTTCGGTATTGGTGAAGATTCTTTTCTCAATTACGTTTTTAATTTTTTCGTAAGAATCCCACCGTGG
This region includes:
- a CDS encoding YeaH/YhbH family protein, which gives rise to MSHIIDRRKNDKGKSTGNRQKFLKRVEGQIRKAIPDIISQESIKDSHTGGNVKVPVRGLDEPSFQHDPKTGKKQIVRPGNDRFNEGDRIPKPKEGEGGMGRQKGSNNPEVTEDEFTVVLSREEFLKYFFDDLALPNLVKKLMASTETFEMKRAGYTRDSVPSRLNIKSTFQQSLGRRLALKGFLDKKLKNLEEQLANSTHPNEIAALKEEIEKVKRQATTVPFFEDIDMKFNNFERVVIPVTSAVMFCIMDVSGSMGFHEKDISKRFFTLLYIFLTRLYKNVELVFIRHHTEAKEVNEEEFFNSRESGGTVVAPSLKLMHQIIRTRYDESWNVYCCQASDGDVWSKQDAMECKNLVQETILPAIQYMAYIEINNRTKQSDLWQAYNQISNDENFAIRHINEVFDIWPVFQGLFRKRNGVKAG